A portion of the Edaphobacter lichenicola genome contains these proteins:
- a CDS encoding lysine--tRNA ligase, translating into MYESEFEKNLYQQRRDKLQQIAALGQLNGLSYAQATYPNSYAASHTIPELRAAYNDFNAEQLDANPIRVSIAGRIMAIRAQGKAGFAQLQQGGQRFQIYVRKDDVGEDSFALYKLLDLGDHIGVRGHLFRTRTGELTVHVGSFDNLPALTFLTKAMLALPDKYHGLEDTELRYRQRYVDLFMNTGAAKAAPTADPGDGSQPTPAAAEPETPNVREVFVKRAAILRAIRKFFDRRNYLEVETPMMHQVAGGAAAQPFTTHHNALDLDLFLRIAPELYLKRLVVGGLDRVYEINRNFRNEGISTRHNPEFTMLEFYQAYANYHDLMQLTEELVTFVATEVNGSLQTTFNDHEIDLGKWTKLSMREAIIKWWPKNAPVQPTMDDFSSESKFRTLLTEGEKLASPDVTDSRILNELGGDCHFVLFELMEKLGVPYGKAISDFFELRAESIKSASKRSDEWEEPLIQPTIIYDFPLAVSPLSKKKPDESDWVERFEFYIGGFEVGNAFSELNDPDDQRARFEQQMTEKERGDNEAHQMDEDYVRALGYGLPPTAGEGIGIDRLTMLLTNSKSIRDVILFPLLRPLAEAQTKQAAALEAKHGESAE; encoded by the coding sequence GTGTACGAGTCGGAGTTCGAAAAAAATCTCTACCAGCAGCGCCGCGACAAGCTTCAGCAGATAGCCGCCCTCGGTCAACTCAACGGCCTCAGCTACGCGCAGGCAACCTACCCCAATAGCTACGCCGCCAGCCACACCATTCCAGAACTTCGCGCTGCCTATAACGACTTCAACGCTGAACAGCTTGATGCAAATCCCATCCGCGTCAGCATCGCCGGCCGCATCATGGCCATCCGCGCCCAGGGCAAAGCCGGTTTCGCGCAGCTCCAGCAGGGTGGGCAGCGCTTCCAGATCTACGTTCGCAAGGACGACGTCGGAGAAGACTCCTTTGCCCTCTACAAGCTCCTCGACCTGGGCGACCACATCGGTGTCCGTGGCCATCTCTTCCGCACTCGGACCGGCGAGCTCACCGTCCACGTCGGCAGCTTCGACAATCTGCCCGCGCTGACCTTCCTCACCAAGGCCATGCTCGCCCTCCCCGACAAGTACCACGGCCTCGAAGATACCGAGCTCCGCTACCGCCAGCGTTATGTCGACCTGTTTATGAACACAGGCGCTGCCAAAGCCGCGCCAACCGCCGACCCCGGTGATGGATCACAGCCCACTCCAGCAGCCGCCGAACCTGAAACCCCCAACGTCCGCGAGGTCTTTGTCAAGCGCGCTGCCATCCTTCGAGCCATCCGCAAATTCTTTGACCGTCGCAACTATCTCGAAGTTGAAACACCCATGATGCACCAGGTCGCCGGAGGCGCTGCAGCCCAGCCATTTACCACGCACCACAACGCGCTCGACCTCGACCTCTTCCTTCGCATCGCACCCGAGCTCTACCTCAAGCGACTGGTTGTTGGTGGCCTCGACCGCGTCTACGAGATCAACCGTAACTTCCGCAATGAAGGCATCAGTACTCGCCACAACCCCGAGTTCACCATGCTCGAGTTCTACCAGGCGTACGCCAACTATCACGACCTGATGCAGCTTACCGAAGAACTTGTAACCTTCGTCGCTACAGAAGTAAACGGCTCTCTTCAAACCACCTTCAACGACCACGAAATCGATTTGGGCAAGTGGACGAAGCTTTCCATGCGCGAAGCCATCATCAAATGGTGGCCGAAGAATGCGCCAGTTCAGCCCACAATGGACGATTTTTCTTCAGAGTCGAAGTTTAGAACATTGCTAACCGAAGGAGAAAAGCTGGCTTCACCAGACGTAACAGACTCCCGCATCCTCAATGAGCTGGGCGGCGACTGTCACTTCGTTCTCTTTGAACTCATGGAGAAGCTTGGCGTTCCTTATGGCAAAGCTATCTCGGACTTCTTCGAGTTGCGGGCCGAGTCGATCAAGTCCGCATCGAAAAGGAGCGATGAATGGGAAGAGCCATTAATCCAACCCACGATCATCTACGACTTCCCACTTGCCGTTAGTCCCCTGTCCAAGAAAAAGCCCGACGAATCAGATTGGGTCGAACGCTTTGAGTTCTACATCGGCGGCTTTGAAGTCGGGAACGCCTTCTCCGAGCTCAACGACCCCGACGACCAACGCGCGCGCTTTGAACAGCAGATGACAGAGAAGGAACGTGGCGACAACGAGGCCCACCAGATGGATGAAGACTACGTCCGCGCCCTCGGCTACGGCCTTCCGCCCACCGCAGGCGAAGGCATCGGGATTGACCGCCTTACCATGCTCCTGACCAACTCCAAATCCATTCGCGATGTCATCCTCTTTCCTCTCCTCCGCCCACTGGCGGAAGCCCAGACCAAACAAGCTGCTGCTCTAGAAGCCAAACACGGAGAGTCGGCCGAATAG
- the cyoE gene encoding heme o synthase, with the protein MATSATTDNVLATAKPHSLLADYATLFKVRISTMVIITAGAGFYLGCLRSGISPFQIDGLKALVAIAIVTCGSSALNQALERKSDALMNRTFDRPMAAGRISLSHGLILGFAATFLGSAYLAFTTNLLTGTLTLLTAVGYVAIYTPLKRVTTINTFIGAFPGALPPLIGWTAARGRIEWPGVALFAILFVWQFPHFMAIGWMYREDYARAGIRLTTNLPNIQYAAQSTVIQALFYAALMIPVSLWPAALHSTGYVYAIVATILGLGYLWYTIRFARITRDPASDASLLVARNLLRFSVIYLPLLLAAMMLDAKGRLLF; encoded by the coding sequence GTGGCTACCTCCGCGACAACCGATAACGTACTTGCGACCGCGAAGCCCCACTCCCTGCTCGCTGACTACGCCACGCTCTTCAAAGTCCGTATCTCCACCATGGTCATCATCACCGCCGGAGCCGGTTTTTATCTCGGCTGTCTTCGCAGCGGCATCAGCCCATTCCAGATCGACGGACTCAAAGCTCTCGTCGCCATTGCCATCGTCACCTGTGGTTCCAGCGCACTCAATCAAGCGCTCGAACGGAAGTCCGACGCGCTGATGAACCGCACCTTTGACCGTCCCATGGCCGCCGGACGCATCTCTCTCTCCCATGGCCTCATTCTTGGTTTCGCAGCAACCTTTCTTGGTTCCGCATACCTGGCCTTCACAACCAACCTTCTCACCGGAACTCTCACTCTGCTTACCGCAGTCGGCTACGTTGCGATCTACACCCCACTCAAGCGCGTTACGACCATCAACACCTTCATCGGAGCATTTCCCGGAGCACTGCCGCCCCTCATCGGCTGGACCGCCGCCCGCGGCAGGATCGAGTGGCCCGGCGTCGCTCTCTTCGCCATCCTCTTCGTCTGGCAGTTTCCACACTTTATGGCCATCGGCTGGATGTATCGAGAAGACTACGCGCGCGCCGGCATCCGGCTCACAACAAACCTTCCCAACATCCAGTACGCCGCGCAGAGCACGGTCATTCAAGCGCTCTTCTACGCAGCCCTCATGATTCCGGTCAGCCTTTGGCCAGCCGCACTCCACTCCACCGGCTACGTCTACGCGATCGTTGCGACGATCCTTGGCCTCGGCTACCTCTGGTACACCATCCGCTTTGCCCGAATTACTCGCGACCCGGCGTCCGATGCCTCCCTCCTTGTAGCCCGCAATCTCCTTCGCTTTTCCGTTATTTATCTTCCGCTCCTCCTAGCCGCTATGATGCTTGACGCCAAAGGACGCCTCCTCTTTTAG
- a CDS encoding DUF420 domain-containing protein, which translates to MPSSTNQVNPEYRTPPSVIASIIAVSAVASLFLAWLVYYHPPVDVAGTHLAFLPALDAVLNALCAVFLVIGYRYIRRRQVTAHRNSMFGAFIVSSVFLVAYIANHVLHGDMLFPKAYPTARFIYLWILLTPHILLAIICLPMILITFFLSLTGRFPAHRRLARWTYPIWLYVSVSGVIVYAMLAAYR; encoded by the coding sequence ATGCCCTCATCTACGAACCAGGTCAACCCGGAGTACCGAACCCCACCCTCGGTCATCGCCTCGATCATCGCAGTCAGCGCTGTCGCATCGCTATTCCTCGCATGGTTGGTCTACTATCATCCGCCGGTCGACGTCGCCGGCACTCATCTGGCCTTTCTCCCGGCCCTCGACGCGGTCCTCAACGCCCTATGCGCCGTCTTTCTCGTCATTGGGTATCGTTACATCCGCCGCCGCCAGGTCACAGCGCATCGCAACAGTATGTTCGGCGCCTTCATCGTGTCGAGCGTCTTCCTCGTCGCCTACATTGCCAACCACGTCCTCCACGGCGACATGCTCTTTCCGAAGGCCTACCCAACGGCGCGCTTCATCTACCTGTGGATTCTGCTAACGCCGCATATCCTGCTCGCGATCATCTGCCTGCCGATGATTCTGATTACCTTCTTTCTCTCTCTCACCGGACGCTTCCCAGCACATCGCCGTCTCGCGCGCTGGACCTACCCCATCTGGCTCTACGTCTCCGT